A region of Pseudoxanthomonas sp. CF385 DNA encodes the following proteins:
- a CDS encoding biopolymer transporter ExbD produces MRIRDDRAQDEPDLNLVPLIDVILVLIIFFVITTTFDARSMLQLQLPSANGEPVAAQVKTLSVLVNADGRYFVDEHEVLRTDIDALKQTLEQVAGSDRTRPVLLRADARTPHQAVVTALDALGQLGFRRINIATAPEARK; encoded by the coding sequence ATGCGCATCCGTGACGACCGCGCGCAGGACGAGCCCGATCTCAACCTGGTGCCGCTGATCGACGTGATCCTGGTGCTGATCATCTTCTTCGTGATCACCACCACCTTCGACGCACGTTCGATGCTGCAACTGCAGTTGCCGAGCGCGAACGGCGAGCCCGTGGCCGCGCAGGTGAAGACGCTGAGCGTGCTGGTGAACGCCGATGGCCGCTACTTCGTGGACGAACACGAAGTGCTGCGCACCGATATCGACGCGCTGAAGCAGACCCTGGAACAGGTGGCGGGCAGCGACCGCACCCGTCCCGTGCTGTTGCGCGCGGACGCGCGCACGCCGCACCAGGCGGTGGTCACCGCGCTGGATGCGCTGGGCCAGCTCGGGTTCCGCCGGATCAACATCGCCACGGCGCCGGAGGCGCGGAAGTGA
- a CDS encoding MotA/TolQ/ExbB proton channel family protein, translating into MLELVKAGGWPMIPLLLLGVLALAIVVERFWSLRRKDILPPGLGEEVRTWAARGQLEPAHIESLRRNSPLGELLAAALDVRNKPRDQIRERIEDTGRHLVHRMEKFLNALGSIASAGPLLGLLGTVVGMIQMFLGIQDSGLGDVNALAGGIGKALVCAAAGMIVAIPALLFHRYFRGRVTGYVMEMEKEASALVDALEARHPRVVPRPAATPAATGS; encoded by the coding sequence GTGCTGGAACTGGTGAAGGCCGGCGGTTGGCCGATGATCCCGCTGCTGCTGCTCGGCGTGCTGGCGCTGGCCATCGTGGTGGAACGCTTCTGGTCGCTGCGCCGCAAGGACATCCTGCCGCCCGGCCTGGGCGAGGAAGTCCGCACCTGGGCCGCCCGCGGCCAGCTGGAGCCGGCCCATATCGAGTCGCTGCGCCGCAACTCGCCGCTGGGTGAACTGCTGGCCGCGGCGCTGGATGTGAGGAACAAGCCGCGCGACCAGATCCGCGAGCGCATCGAGGACACCGGCCGCCATCTGGTCCATCGCATGGAGAAGTTCCTCAATGCGCTGGGCAGCATCGCCTCCGCGGGTCCGCTGCTGGGCCTGCTGGGCACCGTGGTCGGCATGATCCAGATGTTCCTCGGCATCCAGGACAGCGGACTCGGCGACGTCAACGCGCTGGCCGGCGGCATCGGCAAGGCGCTGGTGTGTGCGGCCGCGGGCATGATCGTGGCGATCCCGGCGCTGCTGTTCCACCGCTATTTCCGTGGCCGGGTGACCGGCTATGTGATGGAGATGGAGAAGGAGGCCAGTGCGCTGGTGGATGCCCTGGAGGCCCGCCATCCGCGCGTGGTGCCGCGTCCGGCCGCCACGCCGGCGGCGACGGGTTCCTGA
- the kdsB gene encoding 3-deoxy-manno-octulosonate cytidylyltransferase has product MPSFVVAIPARYAASRLPGKPLRLLGGTPLVVHVARRALAAGAEQVWVATDDARIRDALAGTEVQVAMTSERHASGSDRLAECADIAGWDDAALVVNLQGDEPFAPPAGIRAVAETLADSGAPMATLAVPIEDAATLFDPNAVKLVRAANGDALYFSRAPIPWHRDGFARSRDELPPGQWLRHIGIYAYRAGFLRRFSELPPGRLEQMESLEQLRVLEAGHRIAVALTPAPFPPGVDTPEDLARAEALLQGGA; this is encoded by the coding sequence ATGCCGTCCTTCGTCGTCGCCATTCCCGCCCGCTACGCCGCCTCGCGCCTGCCGGGCAAGCCGCTTCGATTGCTGGGAGGCACGCCCCTGGTCGTCCACGTGGCACGCCGTGCGCTGGCTGCAGGTGCGGAGCAGGTCTGGGTGGCCACCGACGACGCCCGCATCCGCGATGCGCTGGCCGGAACCGAAGTGCAGGTGGCGATGACCTCCGAGCGCCACGCCTCAGGCAGCGACCGCCTGGCCGAATGCGCCGACATCGCCGGCTGGGACGACGCTGCATTGGTGGTCAACCTGCAGGGCGACGAGCCGTTCGCGCCACCGGCCGGCATCCGCGCCGTCGCCGAAACGCTGGCGGACAGCGGCGCGCCGATGGCGACCCTGGCGGTCCCCATCGAGGACGCGGCGACCTTGTTCGACCCCAATGCGGTCAAGCTGGTCCGTGCGGCCAACGGCGATGCGCTGTACTTCAGCCGGGCGCCGATCCCGTGGCACCGCGACGGCTTCGCGCGGTCGCGCGACGAACTTCCCCCGGGGCAGTGGCTGCGGCATATCGGCATCTATGCCTACCGTGCGGGTTTCCTGCGCCGTTTCTCCGAGCTGCCACCGGGCCGGCTCGAGCAGATGGAATCCCTGGAGCAGCTGCGTGTCCTCGAAGCGGGTCATCGGATCGCCGTGGCGCTGACCCCGGCGCCGTTCCCGCCGGGCGTCGACACCCCCGAAGACCTGGCGCGCGCCGAGGCACTGCTGCAGGGCGGTGCGTGA
- the msbA gene encoding lipid A export permease/ATP-binding protein MsbA produces MAAAFGALLEAAAGSGFLMLMSPVTNNLVTPSDINQWMPLAIIGLFVVRGVAGYITDMSMGKAARSISRDLRVRVLAKYLRMPGQRFDSEPVPSMLVRLGSDSDQVSQAAIDAMKVVVQQSLQVIGALGVMLYYSWQVTLTILVLAPPLAWVMDKVAKRYRRISHRIQESAGHLLQAADQTLSNQQEVKVYGAQRVEMDRYASLADTNLKLSMKVESTRAISSAMVQLMGATGLAALLFIAGREAMAGRLTAGDFVSLMTSMMAIIPALKQLTNVQNMTQRGVASAQRLFSVLDADDEQDAGTRVLDRAQGLLEFRDITTRYPGQARPALEGISFTARPGTVTAIVGRSGSGKSTLIKLIPRFYEAESGQILLDGHPLQEYPLADLRRQIALVGQQVMLFDGTVAANVAYGELQGADAAGMEAAVLGANAMEFVQELPDGMQAPIGNKGGRLSGGQRQRLAIARAMLKDAPILILDEATAALDNESERLVQNALQKLMPDRTTLVIAHRLSTIEHADQVLVLDQGRLVEQGTHAELLAQGGLYAHLHQMQFREGEPG; encoded by the coding sequence ATGGCGGCGGCGTTCGGCGCCCTGCTGGAAGCGGCGGCCGGCAGCGGCTTCCTGATGCTGATGAGCCCGGTCACCAACAACCTGGTGACGCCGAGCGACATCAACCAGTGGATGCCGCTGGCGATCATCGGCCTGTTCGTCGTGCGCGGCGTGGCCGGCTACATCACCGACATGAGCATGGGCAAGGCGGCGCGCAGCATTTCGCGCGACCTGCGCGTGCGCGTGCTGGCCAAGTACCTGCGCATGCCCGGCCAGCGCTTCGACAGCGAACCGGTCCCGTCGATGCTGGTCCGGCTGGGATCGGACAGCGATCAGGTGTCGCAGGCAGCGATCGATGCGATGAAGGTGGTCGTGCAGCAGTCGCTGCAGGTCATCGGCGCCCTCGGCGTCATGCTCTATTACAGCTGGCAGGTGACCCTGACCATCCTGGTGCTGGCGCCACCGCTGGCGTGGGTGATGGACAAGGTGGCCAAGCGCTACCGGCGCATCAGCCACCGCATCCAGGAGAGCGCCGGGCACCTGCTGCAGGCGGCCGACCAGACGCTGTCGAACCAGCAGGAAGTGAAGGTCTACGGCGCGCAGCGGGTCGAGATGGACCGCTACGCCTCGCTGGCCGACACCAACCTCAAGCTGTCGATGAAGGTGGAGTCGACGCGCGCGATCTCCTCGGCCATGGTCCAGCTGATGGGCGCCACCGGCCTGGCGGCGCTGCTGTTCATCGCCGGGCGCGAAGCGATGGCGGGGCGGCTCACCGCAGGCGACTTCGTCTCGCTGATGACGTCGATGATGGCGATCATTCCCGCGCTGAAGCAGCTGACCAACGTCCAGAACATGACCCAGCGCGGCGTGGCCTCTGCGCAACGCCTGTTCTCGGTACTGGATGCCGACGACGAACAGGATGCCGGCACGCGCGTTCTCGACCGTGCGCAGGGCCTGCTGGAATTCCGCGACATCACCACGCGCTATCCGGGGCAGGCGCGCCCGGCCCTGGAAGGCATCAGCTTCACGGCGCGGCCCGGTACGGTCACCGCCATCGTCGGCCGCTCCGGCAGCGGCAAGTCGACGCTGATCAAGCTGATCCCGCGATTCTATGAAGCGGAATCGGGCCAGATCCTGCTGGATGGCCATCCGCTGCAGGAGTATCCGCTCGCCGACCTGCGCCGGCAGATCGCGCTGGTGGGCCAGCAGGTGATGCTGTTCGACGGCACCGTCGCCGCCAACGTCGCCTATGGCGAACTGCAGGGCGCGGACGCGGCCGGCATGGAGGCGGCCGTCCTTGGCGCGAATGCGATGGAGTTCGTGCAGGAATTGCCGGACGGCATGCAGGCGCCCATCGGGAACAAGGGCGGACGCCTGTCGGGCGGCCAGCGCCAGCGCCTGGCCATCGCGCGCGCGATGCTGAAGGACGCGCCGATCCTCATCCTCGACGAAGCGACCGCGGCGCTGGACAACGAATCTGAGCGCTTGGTCCAGAACGCACTGCAGAAGCTGATGCCCGACCGCACCACGCTGGTGATCGCGCACCGCCTCTCCACCATCGAACATGCCGACCAGGTCCTCGTGCTCGACCAGGGACGCTTGGTGGAGCAGGGCACGCATGCCGAACTCCTCGCGCAGGGCGGGCTCTATGCGCATCTGCACCAGATGCAGTTCCGCGAGGGCGAACCGGGGTGA
- the lpxK gene encoding tetraacyldisaccharide 4'-kinase, producing MSKRVAQTPGYWFGDAPVPLWARALSGVYAALIALRLRLYRDGVLRRQRVGVPVIVVGNITAGGTGKTPLTIALVERLRAAGFKPGVASRGYGRRDEATARWVDAATPPGEGGDEPVLIARQTGTRVRVDRDRVAAARALAAAGCNVIVCDDGLQHYRLQRDIEIEVIDGARRYGNGRMMPAGPLREPVARSAECDFRVLNLASPDAAAAFGEWPMQLQSEVAVPLRGGRPRALSSFAGQRVHAVAGIGHPARFFAMLRGWGLGVVPHAFADHHDYRAEDFSFGSELPVLMTEKDAVKCVGLANDWFYSVPVAAQLPEAFWIALLDKLGAPPRPVS from the coding sequence GTGAGCAAGCGCGTGGCGCAGACCCCCGGCTACTGGTTCGGCGATGCTCCCGTGCCCCTCTGGGCCCGCGCGCTGTCCGGCGTCTATGCCGCGCTGATCGCCTTGCGCCTGCGCCTCTACCGCGACGGCGTGTTGCGTCGGCAGCGTGTCGGCGTGCCGGTGATCGTCGTCGGCAACATCACCGCGGGCGGCACCGGCAAGACACCGCTGACCATTGCATTGGTGGAGCGCCTGCGCGCCGCGGGATTCAAGCCCGGTGTCGCCAGCCGGGGCTATGGCCGGCGCGACGAAGCCACGGCGCGCTGGGTCGATGCGGCCACGCCGCCCGGAGAGGGCGGCGACGAACCGGTATTGATCGCGCGGCAGACGGGGACGCGCGTGCGTGTCGATCGCGACCGGGTGGCCGCGGCACGCGCGCTCGCCGCCGCCGGCTGCAACGTGATCGTCTGCGACGATGGCCTGCAGCACTACCGGCTGCAGCGCGACATCGAGATCGAGGTCATCGACGGCGCGCGCCGCTACGGCAACGGCCGGATGATGCCGGCCGGTCCGCTGCGTGAACCGGTGGCGCGTTCGGCCGAATGCGATTTCCGCGTGCTCAACCTGGCCTCGCCCGACGCCGCCGCGGCTTTCGGCGAATGGCCGATGCAGCTGCAGTCCGAGGTCGCCGTGCCGCTGCGTGGCGGGCGTCCGCGCGCACTGTCTTCGTTCGCGGGCCAGCGCGTGCACGCGGTCGCGGGCATCGGCCATCCGGCGCGCTTCTTCGCCATGCTGCGGGGCTGGGGCCTGGGCGTGGTGCCGCACGCGTTCGCCGATCATCACGACTACCGCGCGGAAGATTTTTCGTTCGGCAGCGAACTGCCCGTGCTGATGACCGAGAAGGACGCCGTGAAATGCGTGGGCCTGGCCAACGACTGGTTCTACAGCGTGCCGGTGGCCGCCCAGTTGCCGGAAGCCTTCTGGATCGCGCTGCTCGACAAGCTGGGCGCGCCGCCCCGTCCCGTGTCCTGA
- a CDS encoding low molecular weight protein-tyrosine-phosphatase encodes MKLLMVCLGNICRSPMAEGALRARLEASRLAGRVEVDSAGTGGWHAGEAPDRRAIACARGHGVDISGQRARQLRPTDFDDFDWLLCADENNLRDVVQRAPAGRRDRVVLLLDWAGTQPSGEIPDPYTGGPEDFQQVWRLVDSAAQAVVARLCAM; translated from the coding sequence GTGAAACTGCTGATGGTCTGCCTGGGCAACATCTGCCGTTCGCCCATGGCCGAGGGCGCCCTGCGTGCCCGGCTTGAGGCCTCGCGGCTGGCGGGGCGCGTCGAGGTGGATTCGGCCGGGACCGGCGGCTGGCATGCGGGGGAGGCACCGGACCGCCGCGCGATCGCCTGCGCCCGCGGACACGGCGTGGACATCAGCGGCCAGCGTGCGCGTCAGTTGCGGCCCACGGATTTCGACGACTTCGACTGGCTGCTCTGCGCCGACGAGAACAACCTGCGCGATGTGGTGCAGCGCGCACCCGCCGGGCGCCGCGATCGGGTCGTCCTGCTGCTCGACTGGGCCGGGACGCAGCCAAGCGGCGAGATCCCCGACCCTTACACGGGCGGCCCCGAGGACTTCCAGCAGGTCTGGCGACTGGTCGATTCGGCAGCACAGGCGGTCGTGGCCCGGCTCTGCGCCATGTGA